The DNA segment ATTTTCATAAGTTCACCGTATTCCAAAAATTTTTCAAAAACACTTCCTGGATGGTTTGTGTGAACATGAGTTTTTAAATATTCGTTTTGATGTACAAGAACAATTGAATCTCCATGTTCTTCTAAAAAAGATCTAATTTTATCCATTTCTTTTTTCGATATTTCTGGTTCATCTAATTTTAAGACACATTCTGTACAATACTGAAACGTTATATCTTCATAAGCGATATTCGCTAATTCATTAGAAGTTGCTTTCTCCAAGGCTTCAATTTTAACGTCTGTATCACCATGAACGGATTGATTAATACCTCTAAATATATAAGCTAAACCTTTTGCTCCTGCGTCAACAACGTTAGCTTCTCTTAACTTTTTGAGATATTTTGGAGTTTCATCAACAATTTCAAAAGCTATAGCTTCTAACTTTTCTGTGAACTCTAAAAAGTCCTTTATTTCAGATAGCTCTTCTTCTGCCCTTTCTGCTAACAATCTGATTAGTGTTAACATTGTCCCTTCAACAGGTTTTATTACTGCTCCATAAGCAACTTCTTTTGCATTTTTAAGAGCATTTATAAAGTCTGTTGTTTTGATTTTTCTTTTTGTTTCCAATGATTCAGTAAAACCCCTAAATATTTGAGATAAAATAACACCGGAATTTCCTCTTGCGCCCATTAATAAACCATCTCTAAGGTTTTTTAAAACATCTTTTGATGAGTTATGGTTTTTTAATTTGTCTAACCATTCAACTGCTTCAAGCATTGCTGAAGACATGTTTGATCCAGTGTCTCCATCTGGAACAGGGAAAACATTTAAAGCATTTATTTCGTCCTTGTTGCTAACTAAGACTTGTGCAGCTTTTTTGATGCCGATATATATATCTTTCCCTTCCAAATACATTTTCATTTAATAATCACCCTTTCTTAAAACTTTAACCCAGAAATATGTACGTTGACGAGTACATCATCATAATTAAGCATAGCTTTAATTCTATGATAAACATTCTCTTGTGTGTTTTCTGCCACTTTTTTAATTGGTAAACCATATTCTAAAACAAGATAAAGGTTGACTAAAAGTTTATCTTCTTGCTCTTCAACAGTTATGCCCTTTGACTCATCTTTTACCCAAAGACTTGCAATTTTGTCAAAAAAACCTTGTTTTCCCATTTCAACTGTTCCATATGACTCTAAAACAGCTTTATAGACTATTTCTCTTACCACATCGCCTTTAATGTTAACTTTGCCATATTCTGTGTCTACAATCATGGCTTTTCCACCTCCACTATTTTTTTATTGGAATATTCCAGGTCTATTCTAATACTGCAGATAAATAACCTACTACTGTTTCGTATTCATCCAAAGTTTCTCCACTTGTTGAATGAGAAACAATTTCAATTTTATTGAAATTTTGCTGAAGAAGTACGGAAGTTGGTCCATATCCACACATACTAATTCTTTCTTTCATTATATGCTCATACAGTTTTTCTATGTCTCTGTTTTTTATATCTTCTATAATTAATTCATCTTTTTCAACGGTAGTTTTTTGACTTTCATAGTGGTTCAAATCAGTAGAAGCAATGATTAAATCTTCTTTTGATGAAACTTGCTCTAATATTTCTCCAAGAGTTTTTGCCGTATGTTTTGATTGATCTTTCATTGCAATCGGAATGATTCTAATATCTTGTTCAAACCAATATTGTAAAAGTGGAAGTTGCACTTCAATTGAATGCTCACTTAGATGAGCTTTATAATCTGGTTCTATACCCAAAAGATTGCATAGCTCGTCTGCTTTAGTTTTATTTATTGGAACATTTCCAAGAGGTGTGGCCCATTCGCTCTTGTCCATAATCGATATATCTTCTCCCAAACCTGTGTGATTTGGACCTATTATGTAAATATTCTTTGGTTTTCCTTTTACCTTTTCTATTGCCCTGGCCGCTATTTTTCCAGAATAAACATAACCAGCGTGAGGTAAAATCAAACCTCTTTTTTGATAATCATTTTTGTTTGATTTTGGTTTTTTCTCAAACAAAAATTCAATTAAACTAAGTAGTTCTTTTTTTTGAGCTTGGGTAAAATCTTCCTGCAGCAACGGGTTTTCTAATCATAGAATCACCTCATAAACTAATATCCTCTGCTTTAGTATCAATTTCTATATTTAAAAATATGATTATGTTATAATTTCTAATGCTGCTTTCGTGATTATAAAAAATCTTACCAAAGACTGGTATGTTTTTTAAAATGCTCAAACCTTCTGATTTTTCTATAACTTTTGAAAAATTCATATTTCCTGCTTTTATAGTAGCACCATTTTTCATCTTTAATTTAGTTATCAATGATCTTTGATTCATAGAATATCCTGACTCTTCTTTTTTATTTTCTTCAGAAAACTCACTTAATAACAATTCAAGTTCGGTATTTATCATATCTGTGTCTCTATCGTAATTACCTTTTATCTTGAGTTTCACTCCTGATTCTATTTTATCTACCACTTGAGATTTACCATCTTTTTCCTCAAAAACTGGTATAGTTAGTACAGAGTTCAACTCACCAACTTCACCCTCTATTACGTATATTTCAGGTTTTGTAACTATATAAGTGTTGTTAAAACTGTCTTTAAAATTGTTTATAACTGAAATATCTTGACTCAAAATTTTGTACAAATCTTTTGTGCTATTGTTTTCCAAGTTATCTCCAGCAATAATAGTCAATTTATATTTTAAGATTTTTTCGTTTTCAAAAAAGCTATAAGTATTTTCTCCGATCTTCTTGTAAAAAATACCTTTGCTTGTTAAGAAAGAGATAACATCGCTAAACTCTAAATTAAAATTGTTATAATCAACTAAGAAATCTTCAAAATCTATAATAACATTTTTGTTTTCAAAAGAGGATAGTTCGGTTATCAACATTTTAATGGATATCTGGTTATTACTATCTTTCTGTTCTGAAAAAATTTTTAATAATTCAAACTGCTTTTCATTTGCTTTTACAAGAACATAATTTTTATTTTCAAGTTTTTCTATAATTTTATAATCTATTTTCTCCTCATTACATATTTTACCAAATATTTCTATTTTTTTAGAATTGATGATAAAAAGATTTGTTTTCAGAACTATATTCTCGTTTTCTTCTACCTTTTTTTCTACTCCTAAAGAGTTTAACAGAGAATTTAGTTCTTCAATTTCTGAAAGAGTTTTTTCGTCAGAATATATCAAATAGAAACCTTCACCTAAACTATGATACTTTAAATTATATATTTCTTCTAAAAATATCATATCAAATTTAGATTTCAATATTGTATAATTTTCGCCGGTTTTTACGGTTTTACTTGCTTGATTTGTCACTAATGTGATATTTTCTTCAGTTTTTATTTCTTCTTGATTAATTTTTTTAATAATTTTTAAAAATTCTTCTTTTTTTGATTCTACTATCTCAACAACATAATGATTATTATAATTTACTATTTTTACATCAAATATTTTTTCCAGAGGGCTAAGATCAACTTTTGATTCGACAAAAAGAATTATCTTTTCTTCAAGTTTTTCTAATTTTTCTGTTTTTGGATTCACTATTGTTTCACTTTCTTCTATTTTTTTAAACTCGATAGGAAGATAATTGTTGAAAATTTGTTCTTTTTTAGTGATTATAATGTTTTTTTCTGTGTAGAAAATTGTACGTAGCCCGTATACATTCTCCATAATCCTCAAAAAATTTTCAAAATAAATTTCATTTAAATCCAGCGAAATTTTTTCAACAGGTATCTCCTCGGATTTCATCCATTTATATCCAGTTTTTTCTAAAAATAAATTTATGGCGTCTTCTAAGAAAATGTTTTTAAAATTTATATTTTTAAAATCTAACTTCTCATTTCCTTTTACTGAAAGAATATCTCTATTAAAACTCAATTTTGAAGGGGTGTATGTGAATATTTTTATATTTACATCTTCAATTATGATCTCTTTAATAGGACCTCTACTGATTTTTATAGTTTGATTTTGATAAACCGCTTTTTCTAACTTTACATGGTGATAAGTGTTTATATCGTTTGAAACAATACTTAAAATTTCTGTATCCAAGTTTATGATGTTTCTATTTTCTTCTTGATCATAAATAACGTTAATAGAAAATAAACCCATCGAAATAAAAATATAAATAAGTAGAAATATTTTTTTCACATGATCACCTCAAATTGATTTTTTGAATTTATGAGTAAAATTCCGTCTTTAAAAATTTTTAAGACCTTCCTATCTCCAAAAAGTTCATTTTCCTTTATAGATAGAAGTGATTCGTAAAAGTAAATATAGGCTATTTTTTCTCCGTTTTCATTAACCACTCCGCTAAAAAATACTTTTTCTGGGTCCATACTTCTAAATTTTTTCTTGTTTTTCCAAATATCTTCTACCTGGATATGGTAATCATCAAAAAAACTATAAGTTTCTCCAGAAGGAATGTCTACAATATTCTCAATATAATCAAGTTCAAAATCTTTTTCTTCTACATATAGTGTAAAATCATCTTTTATATTTAAAAGATTGAAATCATTTCTTTTGATATTCAATTTATTTATTATTTTTTCTGTTTTTAAAATTTTTTCCATATCTAAAACATCCTCATCCATATTATAAGAGTTAATAATTTTTGAGCTTTCTTTTATATTAAAATCATAATTTTTTAAAAACAATAAAAGAATCAGAAGAAATAATAAAATCAGAAATTTATACCTCATCTAATCTCCCCTTATATTCAAAATAGCAATCTGGGAATTTTCAAGAGAAAAATTGGAAACAATATCAAAATCATATTTTGTTTTGAACTCAGAGTTTTCTCCTGTAACTATTAAAACTGTGGCATTCGGTGAAAGAGGATATGTATAATCAAATTCGATTAAATATGAATTCAGGTCATTTTCTAAAAAGTCAAAAAACTCTTTCAAATCCTTTTTTTGTTTTAGTGATTCCACTTTATATTTTTCAAACAAGGTATTTTGGTAGTTAATCTCTCTTTTAGTTTTGAGATATTGATCGAATTGTATATAAGAATTTGTTATCAGTAAAAATATCATGAAGAATATCAAAATATTTAAAAAATAATTTAAAATTTTCCTGACTTTAGATTCTAATAAAATCATTTTCTTCTCTCCCAAAATGTTTGTTCATGTAATCATCCAAGTCTTCTTTTAATATGTTTATATCTTCATCTTCTTCAACTGGTTTTAAAGACGTTATAAAATCAACATCTTTTAAAACTTCATAACTACAAAAGGGAGTTTTTACAACATATCTTCCTGGATTCTTACCTTTTAAAAAGTGCGGAAATAAAGTTTGAACAGGAATTAAAAAATCATATCTAATATTAAATAATATTTTGTTGTAAAACCCTTTATCTATAAGAACAAAGTATTGAAATGACCTTGTACTCTTCACTTTTTTATATTTAATTTTTTTATCTTTGGACAATCTAAAAAGTTGTTTTTTTAACTCAAATTCTGAAGGAAACTTCCATAAAAGCATATCAACATGTGAAATTTTATATTTTTTACGTTTTACCATATATACGAATTCTTTACTCATGGCAACACCAATCCACCCGTTACGGGTACAACGTTTAACAGCTTTTCTTTTTTCGAGTTAATTATTCTACCCCCGATTTTTGTGTGATCTAAAACATAGTTATTCATATAATTGTAAAAAAATAAGTACTCATCAGCTCCATCAGTATAGTCATGTTGAACTTTAAAATAAACTTCTGGATTATAAAATTCGAAATCTACAAAAGCATAAACTTTGTTCGCTCTAAAACCTGGTAACTTATACTTTTCTGAATGGGTACTACTCATTCTTGCTGACACGAAAAGTTCTGAAGCCAAATACTGCTCAGTTAAAAACTTAATTTCATCGATAAAAACAAAGTTGAAAGCAAAAACAAACCCCACAACAACTATCAATTCTATAAACATAGTCAAGCTCAATTCAAAAAGTAAAAATCCCTTTTTATATTTACATGAGTCCACCACTAATCCCCCCAATATAAACTTTTTGAAAAATCTCGTAGGCAATAGACAAAATTATTATCCCTAAAATCGATATAAAAATTGGTTCTATCATCTTTTTTATTTTTTCAGACGAATTGTTGAAATTATTCTTAAACTGTTTTTCCAAAAAATCAAAAACATCTTCATAATTTCCCTTGAATTTGGATAATGTGAGGGCAATAGATATTTCTGATATATTTTTTATGTTTTCAAAAGAATTCTCTAAGCTTTTTCCTCTCTCAATATTTACTATAACTGGCAAAAATCTATCAGTTAAAAATTTTGAATTGATTTTAGAGATAACCTTGTTTAACGCCTTGTCTATAGACATTTCATTTTTTAGAAGTATGTTGATATCTTTTGTAAATTTGTAAAGAATATAGTTTCTAAACAAATTATTTGCAATAGGTAAATATAACAAATAATTATCATTCTTTTTTGATAAAACGGCAAAAACAACAGTGAACAAAAAAATGGAAAAGAACAAATACAACAAAACATTTGTTGTACCCATGTTCAAATCAACATCTAAAAGCGAAGACAATTTTGGAATTATAAAAAAGTTCATGGAAATCAAAATAATCACAATCGAGGAAAGAACAGTCATGGGATAAATAGTCGATTTTTGTAAACTATTTTTAGTTTCGATCATTGAATTGAAATATTCTATAAGAGAGGAAAAAGACCTTATCAGTATATTCTTAGTGGTGGATATGTTCATAATATATACAAAGTATTCATGATAACTATTTGATGAAAATACTTGCTCCGCATTTTTTCCTTTTTTCAAAAGCAAAAAACTCTTTGTTAAAACTCCTCGTGTAAACTTTGAAATTTGTTTGCTCTGAATTAAGAACTTAAGTGAGTCATACAAATTGAGACCAGAATTCAACAAAAGATAGAAATTTTCACAAATAATTTTCATTTCTTCGGTGGATATCTTCTTAACATCAAAATAAAGGTTATCAACCTTTTCGTTGATAACCTTTATATCTATATTCTCTAAAATATTGTAATTTTCATCTTTCTCTTCTTCTAATAAATATGTGTTGATTACATTATTACCTTCCTTGAAAGAAAATTTGTATAATTTTTTCATCAATCACCTACATTTAATATAAAATTAAAATCTTTTTTATTATACAACAGATCCAACAATAAAATCAATTATAAACTATGTATAAGTACGATTGTTTTTGTAAATATAAACGAAAATATTATTCATAATCATTTAATATCTTTGTTTTAGAATATTATTTTTTTATGTTATAATTTATTTAGTTCAATTAATGAACTATGATGTTATTTTTAAATAATTTTTAGTTTTAATAAGTATTTTGTTGCTTTATATGGTGTATGTGAAATTTTTACTAATCAATAAATCTTAATAATCTAAAATCCTAAGGGAAAGGTGATATCATGTCTGAAACTAAAAAGATCGTTGTTTTAGGTGCAGGTTATGGCGGGGTTTTAACTGCCAAGAAACTTGCAAAGAAATTTAAAAAGAGAGACGATGTTTCTATCACTGTGATTGATAAGAATCCTTATCACACAATGTTGACAGAATTACACGAAGTAGCAGCAGGTCGTGCTCCTGAAACAGCAGTAAGAATCGAACTTGAAAAGATTTTTGCTGGAAGAAAAGTCGAACTTGTTATGGATCACATTGGAAATATCGACTTTAAACAAAAAAAGTTAGAGGGTAAAGATAAGACATATGACTATGATTATCTTGTGCTCGGTACTGGTTCAAAACCAACATTCTTTGGTTGTAAAGGCGCTGAAAAAAACGCTTTAACACTATGGTCATTTGACGATGCCGTAAGAATAAAACACCATATTATAAACAGTTTTATTAAAGCTTCAAAAGAAACAGATGTTTGGAAGAGAAGAAAGCTTTTATCATTCATTATTATTGGTTCTGGGTTCACCGGTGTTGAAATGGCTGGTGAGCTTGGAGAATGGGTAAACAGACTATCTGAAGATTACGGAATAGATAGAGCCGAAGTAAAAATCTATAATATGGATATGTTGAAAAAAATTCTTCCTATGTTAGAAGACAGTCTTATAGACAAAACATGCAATAGATTGAGAAAACTCGGTATTGAAATACTAACAGAGTCAAATATCACAGAAGTTAAAGAAGACAGAGTTGTTATTAACGAAGAAAGAGAAATCGAAGCTAACACAATAATCTGGACAGCTGGTATTGAAGGAAGTGAAGTAATTCAAAATTCAGATGATGTTGAAACCGTTGCAAGAGGAAGAGTTGAAACTGATGAATACTTGAGAGCAAAAGGTAAAAAAGATGTATTCGTTGTTGGAGACAACATTTTCTTCATCCCTGAAGGAGAAGAAAAACCTGTTCCTCAAATGGTTGAAAATGCAGAACAATCTTCCGACTTAGTTGCAGAAAACTTAACTGCCACAATAAATGAAAAAGAATTAGAACCTTACAAACCAAAATTTCACGGAGTTATGGTTTCTGTAGGTGGAAGATACGCCGTTGCTCAGGTTGGAAATCCAAATAAACCTTTAAAATTCTCTGGTTGGATTGCCATGTTCATAAAACATTTCATAAACGTTATTTACTTTATACAAATCGCTGGATTCCACAAACCATGGAATTACATAATTGACGAATTTTTTCACGTACCAGATAAAAGAAGTTTCCTTGGTGGACACTTTGCCAAAAGATCACCAAATTTCTGGTTGGTACCTTTAAGAATCTTTGTAGGTTGGAAATGGCTTGAAGAGGGTCTTGCAAAAGTTGGAGATGTAATAAAAGATCCAAGCAACATATTTTTGATACCTGCAAAAGTAACTGACGCTGCCACTGCAGCATCTGGTGAAGCCGCCGAAACCGCTACAGAATGGGGAGAAGCTTTAGGTGTTCCCGGATGGATTCAAAGCATTTCCGACTGGGGTATGAATTTAATGTTCTACACTCCTGAAGGTGACTTTACCGTTATGGCTACAATTTTCCAAACAGCTATGGTATTTGCAGAAATTATTTTTGGTATATTCCTAATAATCGGTATGTTTACAGCTTTCTCTTCATTAGCTACATTTGTGATGAGTTTACTGATCTGGGCATCTGGTACAGCTCCACTTGAAATGGCTTGGTATTTTGTTGCTGAAATAGCGTTAATCGGTGGATCAGGAAGTACTTTTGGTGTAGATTACTACTTATTACCTTGGTTAAAGAAAAAATGGAAAAATATCAAATGGGTCAAAAAGTGGTACTTGTATAGTTAATGAAATTAATGATTTATAGTTTTAAAAATATTAAATTTTGGTGATGTGATGAGTACATTTTGGAGTGAATATCCAGAAATAGAAGAAAAATTAATATTTGTAAAAAACAATATGCTCGAAAAAAGCAAAAGCAGTGAAAAGTATCTTGACCGTTCATTTGAATATCTTTATTCGACGGGCGGCAAGATGCTACGACCTGCGTTCATAATAATTGGTAGTTTATTCATGAAACAAAAACTGAACGAAGAAAAAGATAAACTGATAAAAGATCTTGCTTCTGCAGTAGAAATGCTCCATACAGCAACTTTAGTTCACGATGATGTAATAGACGATTCTTTTTTGAGAAGGGGAAAAGAAGCAATACATTCAAAATATTCCAAAGAATATGCGGTTTACATGGGAGATTATCTTTTTAGTGAATCTTTTTTAATACTTTCTGATTACAACATACCAAGAGATGTGATGAAAAATCTCGCTCAAGGTATTTCAACGATCTGTAAAGCAGAGATGCTCCAAAATCACTATAGATATGATTCAAAAGTTTCTGTTGAAGAATATTTAAAAGTGATATCTGGAAAAACAGCTGCTCTTTTTGGAATAAGTCTTTCTTTGGGAGCCAACCAGGTTGGAATAGAAGAAGAAAAGACAAATAAGTTATATGAAATTGGGAATAACATAGGTTTAGCCTTTCAAATAACTGACGATATACTTGATTTCACAAGTGATGAAAAAACTCTTGGTAAAGAAGTTAAATCAGATATTATAATGGGCTATTATACATTACCACTTTTATTGGCTTTTCATTCAGAAAACAAAGACGAGTTACAAAAAATCTTTGAAAAAGATAATATGAATGAAAGTGATTTAGATCAGGTTTTTGAAATAGTTAGAAAAAGTGGTGCAATAGAAGAGTCAAAAAAACATGCAAAAAAATACATTGATAAAGCTACAAACGAATTAGATAAATTTGAAGATACAAAAGGAAAACAAATTTTAAAAGCCATATTACCGAAAATACTAAAAAGATCTTATTGAGGTGTCTGTATGAATGTAAAATCTTTCTTTAAATTTGTAGAAATACAGACGAAGTTAGCAAGTGTGCTACCTTTTTTACTTGGAATTGTATTTGCAATCTACAGATATGATAATTTTAATATCTTTAACGTAGTCCTTATGTTCATATCGTTGGTATTCTTTGATATGACCACAACAGCTATTAACAATTACATAGACTTCAAAAAAGCAAACAAAAAAGAGGGCTACAATTTCGAAAAGCACAACGCTATGGTGAAATACAATTTGAGTCCAAATCAAGCAAAAATAACTATATTCACAATGTTAACAATAGCTGTAATAACTGGATTAATCCTTTTCTCATTAACAGATTGGTTTGTCCTACTAATAGGAGTTATCTCGTTTATAACCGGAATTCTTTATTCTTATGGACCAATTCCTATTTCAAGAATGCCTTTGGGAGAGATTTTTTCAGGGTTTTTCATGGGTTTTGTAATATTTTTTCTGACAGTATACATAAATATATTTAACACAGAGATTATTTCAATAAGCAACGAAGGTTTTAATATATATCTTTTTCTTAATCTTAAAGAATTTTTAGTTTTGTTCTTTGTGTCTTTTCCTTTAGTGATAACAATCGCAAACATAATGCTTGCAAATAACACTTCAGATCTGGAAGATGACATAGTCAACAATCGATACACCCTTCCTTATTATTTGGGAAGAGAAAATGCTTTAAAATTATTTAAATGGTCATACTACATAGGTTTTATAGATATAATAATTTTAACAATATTGGGAATACTACCTTGGATATCATTATTAATTTTGTTGGTAATTATTCCAGTACAAAAAAACATAAAAAAATTCGAAAAAATACAAACAAAAAAAGACACTTTTGTTGTTTCGGTGCAAAATCATTTTATGATAAGTTTTTCTTTTATAGCAACATTATTGGTACAGATTTTGTTATTATAAAATAGTAAGCAACACATTTATATGGGAGGTTATATTATGAAAAAGTTACTATCATTGGTAATGGTATTTACTCTTGTTGTGTTTTCCTTTGCAGCTGGTCATATTGACTTAGCTAATGGAACATATAGAGCTGAAATGGTAGAAGCATCACACGGCTGGGTTGACTTTGTTGAACTAACCGTTAAAGATGGAAAAATTGCAGATGTGCTAATGGATTCTTATAATGTTGAAGACGGCAGTCTCAAATCAAACGATGCTAACTATGCAAAAAACATGGGTATGGATCCAGAAAAATATTTTGGAGAATTAGCAAAAGATTTAGAAAAATCACAAAATATCGATGAAGTTGACACAGTAACTGGTGCAACTCACTCAAGTGATAATTTCAGAGCTTTAGTAAAAGGTATCTTGGAAAGAGGAGTTACTGATGGAACTATTGCTGTAAATGTATCAGCTTACAACAAGGCAGACGGAACATACAGAGCTGAAGCTACAGAACCAGTACACGGTTGGACTGATTTCTTAGATGTCACAGTAAAAAACGGAAAAATTACAAAAGTTGTTGCAGATTCATTCAATGCTGATGGAGAATTAAAAACAAATGATGCTAACTATGCAGAAAATATGGGTATGGATCCAGCTAAATACTTTGCTACTTTAGCAGATAGATTAGTAAAAGCTGATAGACCATCTGACGTTGATACAGTAACAGGAGCTACAAGTTCATCTAATGCTGTAAGATTCTTAGCTCACGCTATTAAATACAGAGGAATTCCTGGTGAAACAATTAAAGTTAATTTCTCTAACTTTGCCGCTTCAAATTTAGCTGACGGTGAATACAGAGCAGAAATGGCAGAAGCTTCACACGGTTGGATAGATTTCTTAGAAATCACAGTTAAAAATGGAATTATTGTAAACGCTTATGCTGATTCTTTCAATGCCAATGGAGGATTAAAAACAGACGATCCTAATTATGGAAAAAATATGGGAATAGAACCTTCAAGATACTTTTCTGTATTATCATATAGAGTTATCGCTGAACAATCAGCAAGTGAAGTAGACACATTCACTGGTGCAACAAGCACATCAAACAGTGTAAAAACATTATTAAACGGAATTATTGAAAATGGAAAACCTGGAAAAACAATAACAGTAAAATAAGTTTTACATATGAAAATAGGTTGGGAAAATTCCCAACCTATTTTTTATATTATTTATTGGTTTTCAAAATGTTCTATTAACGTTGTCTCATTCAATAAATCGTATATGTACATGTTATAAGAAAAATCGGATCCAAATGCAAATTCAACTTCTACATCATAACCAATATAACTAATTCCGTTAATTTCACCTATTAAATTTTTAATTTCCGGAACAAGATTAGTGTTTACATTAGTCCCGTCATATTTATCCATCAACAATAATTCTGCTAATGGTGAACTAAATCCTGATTCAACATACATATTAAAATCAGCTAAATCCATTCCATCTGAAATACCACCAAAATTAATAGTTATTTCCATATCAGCTAATAAAATTGGATCTCCAGTTGAATCTTCTTCTATAACAACACCATCATCTGAAATAACTAAACTTCCAAAAGGTAAAGCACTTCTCAAAATATCTATAATATCTCCCATATCACCAAAAACAGTTTCATTTAACTTAACTTGTTCTTCGTTGATCATTTCAATTTGTCTCATTTCAGTCATTTTGAAATTTTGTTTTTGTAATGTTGTTGTATCTGTAGCTGATTCCATTATATCCATCATGTGTATGTTAGCTTCCAGAAAATTAACCCTCTCTCTATTTTGAAATCTGTTAGTAGCTTCAAATTGAACTATTTTATGGTAATTTTCTAACACCATATCTATCATTGAAATGATATTGGAAATGTTAGGCGTAAGAACCATGTTATCGTTTATAACATCTGTCATACTTACTTTTGTAGAATCCACATCATTAGGAGAAACTCTATCAAAAATAATAGAAAAATCGCTTTCCAATTCTGAAACTGTAGGGGTAGCACTTCCGCTATCTATTTTATATATAGCTTCAAGATCTCCTGTTCCTTTAATTTCATCCATAAAATATATCAAATCTTCTATGAACTCCGTTTTTACATAATCTGTTTCAAAAGTATAAGTTCCATCTTTAAAATAATATCTTGTATCGCTTAAATCTGTATACTCAAAACCATAAGATATTTGTGC comes from the Geotoga petraea genome and includes:
- a CDS encoding 1,4-dihydroxy-2-naphthoate polyprenyltransferase produces the protein MNVKSFFKFVEIQTKLASVLPFLLGIVFAIYRYDNFNIFNVVLMFISLVFFDMTTTAINNYIDFKKANKKEGYNFEKHNAMVKYNLSPNQAKITIFTMLTIAVITGLILFSLTDWFVLLIGVISFITGILYSYGPIPISRMPLGEIFSGFFMGFVIFFLTVYINIFNTEIISISNEGFNIYLFLNLKEFLVLFFVSFPLVITIANIMLANNTSDLEDDIVNNRYTLPYYLGRENALKLFKWSYYIGFIDIIILTILGILPWISLLILLVIIPVQKNIKKFEKIQTKKDTFVVSVQNHFMISFSFIATLLVQILLL
- a CDS encoding FMN-binding protein, which encodes MKKLLSLVMVFTLVVFSFAAGHIDLANGTYRAEMVEASHGWVDFVELTVKDGKIADVLMDSYNVEDGSLKSNDANYAKNMGMDPEKYFGELAKDLEKSQNIDEVDTVTGATHSSDNFRALVKGILERGVTDGTIAVNVSAYNKADGTYRAEATEPVHGWTDFLDVTVKNGKITKVVADSFNADGELKTNDANYAENMGMDPAKYFATLADRLVKADRPSDVDTVTGATSSSNAVRFLAHAIKYRGIPGETIKVNFSNFAASNLADGEYRAEMAEASHGWIDFLEITVKNGIIVNAYADSFNANGGLKTDDPNYGKNMGIEPSRYFSVLSYRVIAEQSASEVDTFTGATSTSNSVKTLLNGIIENGKPGKTITVK